Within Eggerthella sp. YY7918, the genomic segment ATACGCTGCTGCTGTCGGTGGGCCTTCTTCCCGAGAACGAGGTGGCGAAAAGTGCGGGCGTTACGCTTGATGCCGTTACGGGTGGTGCGCGGGTAGACAATCGTCTTACAACCGATGTGCCGGGTGTTTTCGCGTGCGGAAATGCGCTTCACGTGCACGATTTGGTGGATCATGTATCGGTTGAAGGAGAGCGTGCCGGGGCTGCTGCTGCGGCGTATGCCCAGCGTGGCGGGCATACGGATACGATGCCGGTGGCCACTCTTCAACAACCCGCCGTCACCCCTGTCGTGCCCGGCGAAGGCGTGCGCTATGTGGTTCCGCATACCATCGACGCTTCCACGCCGCCCGAGGAGCGTATTACGCTTTCGTTGCGCGTGACGCGTACCGTTCATAATCCTCGCTTTTTCGTGGAAGGCTTCGACGAAGAGGGGCAGGTGCGTGAACTCAAGCGAGCGAAGACGTTGGTCGCCGTTCCTGCGGAGATGGTGCAAATCAAAATGACGGCGCGCGATGTGGCGGGATGCGCCTCAATTCGTGTGCGTGTTGAGGGGCGCGACGAGCAGTCCGCCCGCTCGGCAACGACAGCTATGGCCGGGGGAGGTGCCGACTGATGCAATTTGCAACCGACGTTGCGGTCTACACCTGCATTTGTTGTCCTGTCGGCTGCCGTGTTGAGGTGTCGTTCGACGAGAACGGACAGGTGGCTGAGGTAAGCGGTCACACGTGCAAGCGTGGTGCCGACTATGCCGCTCAGGAGGCGGTGAGCCCCGAGCGTATGGTGACCGCTGTGCTGTGCGTAGAAGGCTGCCTGGAACCGGTAAGCGTAAAAACGGCTCGCCCCGTACCAAAAGCGCTTGTACACGATGTTCTTGCCGCCGTGGCCGAGCTCAATCTTTCTGCCCCTATCGCTGCCGGTGAGCACCTGATTGACGACGTATGCGAAACCGGCATACCCGTACTTGCCACAAAGAGCGTATCCTGAAGCCACTGCGTTCACAGCACGAAGTGCACAGGAATGAAGGGCTGATTTGATATGTCTGACGCCGATAAAACAGTACAAGAAGACGGGCGCGGCACACGCCTTGCCGTTACGGCGCTCATAGCCATAGGGGCGGTGGCGCTTTTGTTTGCCGTCGCTGCCGTGACGCTTTTGCTTATAGGCGAGCTTTTAAGGGGCCAGTGGCTGCTTGCGGGCATCGCTGCCGTTGCTCTTGTTGCGCTCTACCTGCTAGCTAAGCGCTTTTTGCGGGTTGCCGTAAATCAAAACACCAACCCGCTCGGGTAGCCGAGGTTTGCTAGCGGCGTTTGGTTCGCTGCTGGGCTAAGGAGGCGCGTCGTGCGCGACCCGGGCGCAAGTCGGCTCCGCCTCGTTTGGCGGGTGCGCTGCTTACCGGTGGTTTCTTCCCCTGTGTCGCACTGCTCTGCTTCTTCGCCTGCTGTTGGGAGGGACGTTGGCGGTTCGGTTGTGCCCCAGCTACGCCAACGGGTTTCTTCGGAGTGCGACGTTTCTTGTTCGCCGCGCTGTGAGTGGGCGTCGATGCAGCGGCATCTGTCTGCGCCGCTTCGCGTGCTTTTGCCTTTTTGCGTTCACGCGCGGCCATCTCTTTAGCAGCCTGTTTGATTTCGGGGTCGCGTCGCGTCTCGGCGCGGGCGGTACGTGCGGCAGCCTCGGCCGCGGCGGTTTCGGCATCGTAGGAGGCCAGCTCCATCTCGGGGATGGGTCGCTTGATGAGTTTCTCAATGTCACGAAGCGCATCGTTGGTTTCGGGGCTTACAAAAGACACGGCGAATCCGGCTGCGCCTGCGCGTCCTGTGCGGCCAATACGATGCACGTAGTCTTCGGGCTGCGTGGGCAGATCGTAATTCACCACATAATCGACCTCTTCCACGTCGATGCCGCGTGCGAGAACATCGGTAGCCACGATAACGCCCACCCGTCCGCTTGCGAAGTTGTCGAGTGCGCGACGACGCTGGTTTTGCGAGCGATCTGAATGGATGGCTTCGGCTGTAAATCCTGCACGCTTGAGGCGCCGGCAGGTGGAGTCAGCGCGGCTTCGTGTGCGTGCGAATACGATAACGCGTTCGGATCCCTTTTCGGCGAGCAGGGCTTTCAGCAAGTCGGGCTTGAGGTTTTGTTGCGTGTGGATGATGTACTGTTCGACGGTGTCGGCTGTTTCGCCCTTGTGTGCGATTTCAACGAAGGCGGGATTGTGTAAAAGTTTCCCCACGCTGTTTTTGATGGACGCATCGATGGTGGCTGAGAACAGAAGCGTTTGGCGTGTGGAGGGCGTCGCGCCGATGATCTTTTTCATGGCCGGCCAAAAACCCATATCGAGCATACGGTCGGCCTCGTCGAGCACCAGCACCTCGACATCGCCGAGGCGTACCGCTCCTTGTTCCATCAGGTCAACAAGGCGGCCGGGCGTGGCGATGAGGATGTCTACACCGTGCTTGAGCTTGCTGATCTGAGGCTCATAGGAAAGTCCGCCCACGACGGTCAGAATGCGATGATGCGTGGATACCGCGATGGCGCTGCACACTTCGCCAATTTGCTGCGCCAGTTCGCGCGTGGGTGTGACCACCAGCATGAGGGGACCTTGGCCGCCCTTGGCGTGGCCTACGCGATCAAGGGAAGGCAGCGAAAACGCAGCTGTCTTGCCGGTGCCGGTTTTTGCTGCGGCAATAAGGTCGCGTCCTTCGAGGGCGAGGGGAATGGCTTGTTCTTGAACAGGAGTAGGTGCTTCGTAACCCAGACGTGCGACGGCCTGGAGGACGTGCTCGGACAAGCCGAGTTCATTGAATTGCAACATGGCTTTCTCTGATTTCTGTAGTAGGGCGACGGTGAACGTCGCGAATGGTCGATGCAGGTGTCGATCCGCCGCATCGGAGCCTTTTCGGAAGATCGAGGCGGGGTGATACAGGGTTTCACCAGCGCCGAACAGCCATTATACCTGTTTTGCGTTACACTGCCAGGGAAAAGGCGCACGAAATGTAATGTCCTTGAGAAATGTACATCCCCTGTCGCGCTGTCGGTTTCGGCGTGCTGCGGGTTTTGGAAGTGCTAGCGCGTATGGGCGGGCTTGTTTCCCCAGTAGAACCACATGAAGTGCTTGCGGTAGCGGGAATCGTCAGGGTCTTTGGGCTCCGCAGCAAGGCGCAGCGTTGCGGCGGCGATGTCGCGCGCTGCGTTGGCGCGACGCAGAAAACTGCCGTTCACAAGCATAGCGTGGATGCTTTCGGGGTTTTTCGCAATGTGGCGCAGCGCATCGAGCAGCTCGCGCGCGGTGGTCACGTGCAGCGCGGCGCCAAGCGAGGTGAGCATCTGCACGTTCACCTTCTCTTGTCCATATGCCCGGCCCAACAGCACCATGGGTACCTGGGCGCACAGGCATTCGGTGACCGTAAGGCCGCCCGACTTGCAAATGACCAGATCGCTCGTAGCCATGAGCGCGGCCATCTCTTCCACGTAATCCACGACCGTCGTGTTCGTAAGCCCCAGCTCTTTGCAGGCTTGGCGCAGGTGTCGGGCATAATCGGCGTCGTTTCCAGCCACGAACACGAAGTGAAGGGACTCTTCGAAGGTATGCAGGTAGGGCAAAAGCTTGTCGAGCGCTGTGCGGAAGTGCACATAGGGGCGCGGCAGGTACGCACCGGCCAAGGCGAGCACAATGCGCTTGTCCTTCGGCAATCCGAGGCGATCGCGAACAGCTGCGCGGTCGTACGTGCGGCGGAAATCTTCGCGCGTGGGAATGCCGGTGATCTGAAGAGATTCTTCCGGAATTTTGCGCGCACGCAGCGTTTCGGCCATGGACTCGTTTGCCACGCAGAATAAATCGGTGGCGCGATGCGGCCAGAGTCCCTCAGTTTCGTAGTCGGTCGGCACACAGATAATAGGGAAGTGCTGTCCGCTTAACATGCGTGCCGCCACGGCTACGTTCGCAGCGGTGATGTGCGTACAGACGATGGCGAGGGGCTGCTTTGTGCGCACGTACTCGGTGAAGGCGGGGTACATGATGCGGTTCCAGATGGAACCACCGCCCCACAAAAGCCGCCCGGTGAGCGTGAAGCGCCACGTGAGGTCATAGATGGGCCGCGTTGCGCCCGTAAAGAGCGATGCGGTCTTGTTGCCATCGAATACGATGCGGCCGAAATCGAGTACGTCGTGCACTTCCACTTCAAGGTCAGAGGGGGTGAGAAAGCCGCTGGCGTTTGGGTCAGAGATGGAGCTTGCGTCCTGTTGGTCGGCAGCGGTATCGGTTTCCTTTTCCGGCAGCGCCCCTTCTTCGCGCATGAGTTCAAACGCCTGGGCGATAGCGTTCGCCGCGCTGCGATGGCCGGATCCGACGGACGCGTGCATGACGATAACAAGGGGTTTTGGGCCATCCTCCTGTGCGAGGGAAAGAGCGCTCGTCGAAGGATCGTGCGGGGCGAGCGGAATGATGCTTTCGTTTTCGTCCATGACACCCCTGCTGTAAAGCAAAACGAACGGGAGGCAATCCCGTTCGTTTCAATGGTCGATGGTGCCCCCAACGAGAATCGAACTCGTGTCTCAGCCTTGAAAGGGCCGCGTCCTAACCTCTAGACTATGGGGACGAGTGTGCTTTTCTAATCCGAAAAAGCAGCCTGAACATTATTACAAAGCACGCGCCGCATTGCAAGAAGAAATATTCTCGACTTTTATCATCCCGCGAATTGTCCACAACGGGCCAGTTAATGTAACCCATAGATTACGTTTTATTGTGAAGACCGGTATGCGTATCATCAGGGAAAACGATTAACTTTTTATTATCTCAATAAAAGAAGGAGAATACATGACTGATATTTTTGGTCATGGTTTGGTATTGTTAAAAGTGCAGACGGGACGACAGTCAAAGAGAGAGGCGCGCAACGACTCCACAGCGACCATTCGTCCCGTCAGCTTTTAAACTACAGGCTATCAGAACGGCGATAGTGCTCGTAGGCCTGAGTTACTTCAAGTTCGTACTCCTTGCGCGTGCCTTTAACGACGGTGTCGAGAATGAGTCCGCAAGAAAACGAGAGCATACCCACAAACACAAGTGCTACCGCCAAGAGCGCCGAAGGGAGTTTCGGCACAAGCCCTGTTTGGGCGAACTCTACCACCACGGGAATGCCGGCAACAAGGCCGAGCACGAAGAAGAGCAGCGACACCCAGGTAAACAGCGCCAAGGGGCGGTAATCCTTGAACAGCGACAAAATCATAAGCAGTACCTTTGTGCCATCCGAGAACGTGTCAAGCTTGCTCTCGCTTCCTTCGGGACGATCGCGATAGTCGATGGGCACTTCGGCAATTCTCCAGCGCTTGTCGACGGCATGGATGGAAAGCTCGGTTTCGATTTCAAAGCCGGGGGAGAGTACTGGCATGGTCTTGGCGAATACCGTATTGAACGCACGGTAGCCCGTCATCACATCCGAAAATTCGAATCCATAGATAAGCTTGATCAAAAAGCGCACGAG encodes:
- a CDS encoding DEAD/DEAH box helicase, with amino-acid sequence MLQFNELGLSEHVLQAVARLGYEAPTPVQEQAIPLALEGRDLIAAAKTGTGKTAAFSLPSLDRVGHAKGGQGPLMLVVTPTRELAQQIGEVCSAIAVSTHHRILTVVGGLSYEPQISKLKHGVDILIATPGRLVDLMEQGAVRLGDVEVLVLDEADRMLDMGFWPAMKKIIGATPSTRQTLLFSATIDASIKNSVGKLLHNPAFVEIAHKGETADTVEQYIIHTQQNLKPDLLKALLAEKGSERVIVFARTRSRADSTCRRLKRAGFTAEAIHSDRSQNQRRRALDNFASGRVGVIVATDVLARGIDVEEVDYVVNYDLPTQPEDYVHRIGRTGRAGAAGFAVSFVSPETNDALRDIEKLIKRPIPEMELASYDAETAAAEAAARTARAETRRDPEIKQAAKEMAARERKKAKAREAAQTDAAASTPTHSAANKKRRTPKKPVGVAGAQPNRQRPSQQQAKKQSSATQGKKPPVSSAPAKRGGADLRPGRARRASLAQQRTKRR
- a CDS encoding glycosyltransferase, with the translated sequence MDENESIIPLAPHDPSTSALSLAQEDGPKPLVIVMHASVGSGHRSAANAIAQAFELMREEGALPEKETDTAADQQDASSISDPNASGFLTPSDLEVEVHDVLDFGRIVFDGNKTASLFTGATRPIYDLTWRFTLTGRLLWGGGSIWNRIMYPAFTEYVRTKQPLAIVCTHITAANVAVAARMLSGQHFPIICVPTDYETEGLWPHRATDLFCVANESMAETLRARKIPEESLQITGIPTREDFRRTYDRAAVRDRLGLPKDKRIVLALAGAYLPRPYVHFRTALDKLLPYLHTFEESLHFVFVAGNDADYARHLRQACKELGLTNTTVVDYVEEMAALMATSDLVICKSGGLTVTECLCAQVPMVLLGRAYGQEKVNVQMLTSLGAALHVTTARELLDALRHIAKNPESIHAMLVNGSFLRRANAARDIAAATLRLAAEPKDPDDSRYRKHFMWFYWGNKPAHTR
- a CDS encoding DUF1667 domain-containing protein codes for the protein MQFATDVAVYTCICCPVGCRVEVSFDENGQVAEVSGHTCKRGADYAAQEAVSPERMVTAVLCVEGCLEPVSVKTARPVPKALVHDVLAAVAELNLSAPIAAGEHLIDDVCETGIPVLATKSVS
- a CDS encoding glycosyltransferase family 2 protein; the protein is MAINAPSIAVLIPCYNEALTIGKVVDDFHRALPEATVYVYDNNSSDNTADIAREHGATVRHEHRQGKGNVVRQMIRDIDADYYIMVDGDDTYPAEAARALLAPLIADEADMSVGDRLSNGTYGEENDRAFHGFGNNLVRFLIKLIYGFEFSDVMTGYRAFNTVFAKTMPVLSPGFEIETELSIHAVDKRWRIAEVPIDYRDRPEGSESKLDTFSDGTKVLLMILSLFKDYRPLALFTWVSLLFFVLGLVAGIPVVVEFAQTGLVPKLPSALLAVALVFVGMLSFSCGLILDTVVKGTRKEYELEVTQAYEHYRRSDSL